The Cellulophaga lytica DSM 7489 nucleotide sequence AAGATATAGCATTGTAAGTAGAGTTAGGGTTAGAGTTGTCTTTTACAAAACTAAGTGGCACAGCTGGTCTTCCCCATACTGCTGCAATTTTAGAGTTTTGTGTTTGCATAAAATTAGTCTCAGAAGACGTTCCTATAGAACTGCTTAAATATGCTGTACTACTCCAGTTTCCGTCTACATAACCACATTCATATAATTCGTTTTCAAAAGCTTCAGAAATTGCCAACTCTTGTGCTTCTGCAACTTCGGTTTGCTGTTCCAAAGAGTCTGTATCTTTAGAACAAGATTGTAAAACTGCTACAAAAGTTAACCCTAGTAGGTAGGTTCTTTTAAAATTTAAGTTTTTCATAATTAATATTGTATTGATTATTAGTTAACACAATATTAGTAAATATTTTCCTACTATTTATGCAATAAGTTAAAAAAATTAACAATACAAATATAACTATCGGATAACTAGAGTATTAGAACTCAAATAAGGATTGAAAAAATGAAAACAACTAGTACTATGATAGTTACAGCTAAATAAAAATGAAGACTTTACAAATTATGGGTAAAAATAAAAAGGCGAAGTTTCCTTCGCCTTTTTCCCCAAATCTTACCATGAACTTAACCTACTTATGCTATGGTGATAACAAATGTATATTAATTATATAGTGCAATAAACAATATTAGTTAAACTAAAGAGTTTACTAGACTAAGTGATTTTTATATATTTTTTTTAAAAGGAATTGAATTTCAGGAAAGTAGTAAAAAATAAAAAGGTAGAGTCTCCTCCACCTTTTTCCCCAAATCTTACCATGAACTTAACCTACTTATGCTATGGTACAGCAAAGATAACTTAAGTTTATATTTTGTTCCTAAAGTATCGGATTAACGCCCATTTCATCAGTCCAACTACATATTATCCGATGAATGGTATAGTATAAAAAATAAAAAGGCGGAGTTTCCTCCACCTTTTCCCCAAATTTTACCATGAACTTAACCTACTTATGCTATGGTAATCACAAAATTAGCTATGTAACTACCCTTTGGCTGCATAAAAAAGCTAAAACGCATATATTACCGACAAAATACACTATTTAATGCATTTCATCGATGCATTTTAATACGCTCGTTCACTTTTACCTTCATAAAAGTTAATAAATGCTCTGTTAACCACTCTGTTACCTCCTGGAGTAGGGTAATCTCCGGTAAAGTACCAATCTCCTAAATTTTTAGGACAAGCCTCATGTAAACTTTCTACAGTTTGGTATATAATTTCTACCTCTGCTTTAATTTCTGATGAGCTAAGTAATTCTCCTATTTTTTTAGAAATTTGCTTTGCCGTAAAAGGCTTGTAAAACTCTTTCACATAGTTAACAACCTCTTTGTCTGGTCTGTTTACTTGTGTTAAACATTTCTCATAAATACCTTTTACAATATCCATAGAGTCATTTTCTTTATGTAGTGCTAAGGCAGCCCTAAAAGCAATAAAGTCTTCTAGTTTAGCCATATCAATACCATAACAATCTGGATATCTAATTTGTGGAGCAGATGAAACTACTACTATTTTCTTTGGTAATAACCTATCTAGTATTTTTAAAATACTCTTTTTAAGCGTTGTACCACGTACTATACTATCATCTATAATAACAAGGTTGTCTCCCTTTTTTACAGAACCGTAAGATATATCATATACATGCGCTACTAGATCATCTCTACTACTGTCTTGTGTAATAAATGTTCTAAGTTTAGCATCTTTAATTGCTACTTTTTCTATACGAGGTCTAACCTCTAGTATTTCGTGTAACTCCTCTGATGTAATTTTTCTTCCTATAGATAAAATTTGCTGTTCCTTTTTACGGTTTAAGTGGTTTTGCGCCTCTTTAACCATACCATAAAAAGAAGTTTCTGCTGTATTTGGTATGTATGAAAAAACAGTGTTTTTAATATCACCATCTATAGACTCTAATATTTGCGGAAAAAGTAACTTACCAAGCTCTTTACGCTCTTTATAAATTTCTTTATCACTACCTCTAGAAAAATAAATACGCTCAAAAGAACATGCTTTACGCTCTACTGGCTCTAGAATTTGTTTAATATTAGCTTTACCACTTTTCTTTACTATAAGAGCGTGTCCAGGTTCTAGTTCTTTTATTTCATCAAAAGGTACGTTAAATACTGTTTGTATTGCTGGTCTTTCCGATGCTACAACAACAACCTCATCATCTTTATAATAGTAAACGGGTCTAATACCTGCAGGATCTCTAAGCACAAAACTATCTCCATGGCCTAATAAACCAGACATAGCATAACCACCATCCCAGTTTTTAGCTGCCTTTTTAAGAATTTTAGCAACGTTTAAACGCTCTGCTATAATTGGTGAAGCTTCTAATTTAGTAAACCCTTCCTTTTTTATTTGCTTGTACAGTTTTGCTACAGCGTCATCTAAAAAATGACCTATTTTTTCCATAACAGTTACTGTATCTGCCATTTCTTTTGGGTGCTGACCAATTTGCACCAAATTGTCAAAAAGTTCATTAACATTGGTCATGTTAAAATTACCTGCCACAATTAGGTTTCTATGCATCCAATTGTTTTGTCTTAAAAAAGGGTGCACACTCTCTATACTATTTTTACCAAAAGTACCGTAGCGTACGTGCCCTAGCAACACCTCTCCTATATAAGGAATGTGTTTTTTTTGTAAAGCTACATTGTCTACATACTCTGGGTTTTCTTGTAAAGCAGTGTTTATGCGGTCATTTATTTGAGCAAAAATATCTTGTATTGGCTGACTTTGAGCAGAACGCACTCTACTCATATAACGCTCTCCTTGCTTCATATCTAATTTAATGCTGGCAAAACCTGCACCGTCTTGTCCACGGTTGTGTTGCTTTTCCATCATTAAGTACATTTTATTTACTCCGTAAAAAGCTGTACCGTACTTTTCTTTGTAATACTCTAAGGGCTTTAACAGCCTAATCATAGAAATTCCACATTCGTGTTTAATGGCGTCACTCATTTCTTATAAATTGATATTAAAAAAAGCCCATAAATGGGCTTGTAATTATTATTGTAATTCTATGTTAAACTGGGTTAATTCCGCAAACTGACGCAGCCTCTTGTCTACTTCTGTTTTTTCTAATTTCTCCATACGCTCTGTTCCAAAGCGTTCTACACAAAAAGAGGCCAAATTAGAACCGTGAATTATTGCGCTTTTTAAATTGTCAAAAGAAACGTTACCTGAAGCTGCTAAATAACCAGAGAAGCCACCTGCAAAAGTGTCTCCTGCACCTGTAGGGTCAAAAACCTCTTCTAATGGTAATGCTGGTGCAAAAAACACATTATCATCTTTAAACAATAATGCTCCGTGTTCTCCTTTTTTAATAACAACAAATTTTGGTCCCATTGTTTGTATTTTGGCAGCTGCCTTAACTAAAGAGTATTCTCCTGTTAATTGTCTTGCCTCTTCATCATTAATTGTAATAACATCTATATGCTTAATTACGTTTAACAATTCATCTAATGCATTATCCATCCAAAAGTTCATTGTATCTAAAACAATAAGCTTTGGTTTTTTTGTCATTTGTTCAATAACACTCATTTGTACGCTAGGGTGTAGATTTCCTAACATAACAACATCTGCTTCTTTATAACTTTCTGGAACTACTGGTTTAAAATCTGCCAATACGTTTAACTCTGTAGCTAAAGTATCTCTAGAGTTTAAATCGTTATGATATTTACCTTTCCAATAAAATGTTTTACCTCCTTTTACAATTTCTAAGGCAGATAAATCTACATTTTTACTCTTTAATAAGTCTAGGTGTTCTTGAGGGAAATCTTCACCAACAACAGATACTATTGCAGAGTTTACTTTAAATTGTGACGCAGCTAAAGCTATGTACGTTGCTGCACCACCAAGAATAACATCTGTTTTACCAAAAGGGGTTTCTATAGCATCAAAAGCTACTGTACCCACAATTAACAATTTGCTCATATAAGTTAATTTTGGTGCAAAGATACATTTTTGAAATAGCAATTCCGATTCATTAGAACATCAATTTATAAAAACAAGAAAAAGTACTATTTACGCCCAAAGTCTGCAGGAATTTCTCCCCAAGCTTTAGTTTCCCATTTTACAATTGTTGTAGTGTATGTATTTGTTTTTAACCAATCTTCTGCTCTACGTATTAACTCAAAAACATCTTCATTTTTTTTAGACTCCTTTAATTTACTATTGCACTTTTTTTTGCGTACCCAACTCATAGCTGTTCTAGAGTCTGTATAAATTATACGGTTACTATTATTTTTTTTAAGATATGCCAAGCCATGTACCAAAGCTAAAAACTCTCCTATATTATTAGTGCCTTGTTTAAAAGGCCCTTGTTTAAAAAGCTCTTTGGCGGTTTGGGTGTCTACACCACGGTATTCCATAATACCTGGGTTGCCACTAGATGCTGCATCTACAGCAATAGAGTTGTAATTTAGTTGCCCTATTTTATCTAGCTCTGCTTTAGACAAGCTTGTAGTAATTTTTTTACCTCTATAATCATCATAACTACCATTAAAAGCTTTTTTTGCAGCTTCAAAAGTTGGAAAAGACTTATACTGGGCGCCTTTCTCTTTATTAATGGCAGCCTTGCAAGCAACCCAAGAATCGTAAATTCCGGGTTTTTTACCTTTCCAAACTGTATAAAATTTTCCTTTTTTACCCATTATTTTGATAAAAGTTGATCTATTACCTTTGGAAAGTGCTCATACTCTAACATGTGTACCTTTTTTGCAATGTCATCTACAGAATCGTTACTATTAACTGCTGTTTCTGCCTGATAAATTATAGCTCCTTCATCATAATTTTCATTTACATAATGAATTGTTATGCCAGTTTTTGACTCATTATTATTTTTTACTGCATTGTGCACATGCATGCCGTACATTCCTTTTCCTCCATAATTTGGCAGTAATGCAGGGTGTATATTTACAATCTTATTAGGGAAAGCATCAACAAACTTTTGGGGTATTTTTAGTAAAAAACCCGCCAAAATAATTAAATCTGGTTGCATACCCTTAATTATGTCTAATAAGCAGTCTGACTTAGAAAAAGCCTTTCTATTGAAGCACAAGGAGCTTATATTCAGTCTGTTACATCTATCTATGACTTTGGCATCTCTTTTGTTAGTAAGTACACAGGTAATAGTAACCAAAGGGTTGTCTTTAAAATAATTTGCTATGTTCTCTACATTAGAACCAGAACCAGAAGCAAGTAGAACAATACGTTTCATAGAGCGCCAAATAAGGTAATTAATGAATAAAAAATGAGGTGTAAAATTAACACTTCAATATTAAATTAAATTAAAAATTGACACATTTTAACGACAAATGGTGTATTTAAACCAAAGTTTTTTATTTTTGCCTTCAATTAAAATTATTAAAACAAAATTATTATGTCAGACATTGCATCAAGAGTAAAAGCTATAATCGTTGACAAATTAGGAGTTGATGAGAACGAAGTTGTTACAGAAGCGAGCTTTACTAACGACTTAGGAGCAGATTCTTTAGATACTGTTGAGTTAATTATGGAGTTCGAAAAAGAATTCGATATTCAGATTCCAGATGATCAAGCAGAAAACATTGCAACAGTTGGTCAAGCAATAAGTTATATAGAAGAAGCAAAGTAATTTATTATATCTTGAACAAGATTTAAAAAAATATCCATGTGGTAGTCTTGCTGCATGGATTTTTTTTTTTAATTTACACATATCTAATTAATAGATTTAACAAAATTTGAGTTCATGCAATTAAAGCGAGTTGTAGTTACAGGTCTAGGAGCTTTAACGCCTATAGGCAATAACATAGAAGAATACTGGGATGGGTTAGTAAACGGAAAAAGCGGATCTGCCCCTATTACCCATTATGATGCAGAAAAATTTAAAACAAAATTTGCCTGCGAATTAAAAAACTATAATCCTGCAGATTTTTTCGATAGAAAAGAAGCACGTAAACTAGATAAGTTTGCTCAATACGCTATGGTTTCTGCAGATGAAGCAATAGCAGATTCTAAATTAGATTTAGACGCTCTAGACAAATTTAGAGTTGGCGTAATTTGGGGAGCAGGTATTGGTGGCTTAGAAACTTTCCAGAACGAAGTATTAAACTTTGCTGAAGGAGATGGTACACCAAGGTTTAACCCTTTCTTTATACCAAAAATGATTGCTGATATAGCACCAGGTAACATATCTATTAAACACGGTTTTATGGGGCCTAACTATACTACTGTATCTGCATGCGCATCTTCTGCAAATGCAATTATAGATGCGTTAAACACTATACGCCTTGGCCATTGTGACGTTGTTGTTACAGGTGGTAGTGAGGCTGCTGTTACTATTGCAGGTATGGGTGGTTTTGGTGCTATGCACGCGTTATCTACCAGAAATGATAGTCCGCAAACAGCATCTAGACCTTTTGACGCTACCAGAGATGGTTTTGTTTTA carries:
- a CDS encoding amidophosphoribosyltransferase, yielding MSDAIKHECGISMIRLLKPLEYYKEKYGTAFYGVNKMYLMMEKQHNRGQDGAGFASIKLDMKQGERYMSRVRSAQSQPIQDIFAQINDRINTALQENPEYVDNVALQKKHIPYIGEVLLGHVRYGTFGKNSIESVHPFLRQNNWMHRNLIVAGNFNMTNVNELFDNLVQIGQHPKEMADTVTVMEKIGHFLDDAVAKLYKQIKKEGFTKLEASPIIAERLNVAKILKKAAKNWDGGYAMSGLLGHGDSFVLRDPAGIRPVYYYKDDEVVVVASERPAIQTVFNVPFDEIKELEPGHALIVKKSGKANIKQILEPVERKACSFERIYFSRGSDKEIYKERKELGKLLFPQILESIDGDIKNTVFSYIPNTAETSFYGMVKEAQNHLNRKKEQQILSIGRKITSEELHEILEVRPRIEKVAIKDAKLRTFITQDSSRDDLVAHVYDISYGSVKKGDNLVIIDDSIVRGTTLKKSILKILDRLLPKKIVVVSSAPQIRYPDCYGIDMAKLEDFIAFRAALALHKENDSMDIVKGIYEKCLTQVNRPDKEVVNYVKEFYKPFTAKQISKKIGELLSSSEIKAEVEIIYQTVESLHEACPKNLGDWYFTGDYPTPGGNRVVNRAFINFYEGKSERAY
- a CDS encoding PfkB family carbohydrate kinase, whose amino-acid sequence is MSKLLIVGTVAFDAIETPFGKTDVILGGAATYIALAASQFKVNSAIVSVVGEDFPQEHLDLLKSKNVDLSALEIVKGGKTFYWKGKYHNDLNSRDTLATELNVLADFKPVVPESYKEADVVMLGNLHPSVQMSVIEQMTKKPKLIVLDTMNFWMDNALDELLNVIKHIDVITINDEEARQLTGEYSLVKAAAKIQTMGPKFVVIKKGEHGALLFKDDNVFFAPALPLEEVFDPTGAGDTFAGGFSGYLAASGNVSFDNLKSAIIHGSNLASFCVERFGTERMEKLEKTEVDKRLRQFAELTQFNIELQ
- a CDS encoding viroplasmin family protein, which translates into the protein MGKKGKFYTVWKGKKPGIYDSWVACKAAINKEKGAQYKSFPTFEAAKKAFNGSYDDYRGKKITTSLSKAELDKIGQLNYNSIAVDAASSGNPGIMEYRGVDTQTAKELFKQGPFKQGTNNIGEFLALVHGLAYLKKNNSNRIIYTDSRTAMSWVRKKKCNSKLKESKKNEDVFELIRRAEDWLKTNTYTTTIVKWETKAWGEIPADFGRK
- a CDS encoding phosphoribosylglycinamide formyltransferase, which codes for MKRIVLLASGSGSNVENIANYFKDNPLVTITCVLTNKRDAKVIDRCNRLNISSLCFNRKAFSKSDCLLDIIKGMQPDLIILAGFLLKIPQKFVDAFPNKIVNIHPALLPNYGGKGMYGMHVHNAVKNNNESKTGITIHYVNENYDEGAIIYQAETAVNSNDSVDDIAKKVHMLEYEHFPKVIDQLLSK
- a CDS encoding acyl carrier protein, which translates into the protein MSDIASRVKAIIVDKLGVDENEVVTEASFTNDLGADSLDTVELIMEFEKEFDIQIPDDQAENIATVGQAISYIEEAK
- the fabF gene encoding beta-ketoacyl-ACP synthase II translates to MQLKRVVVTGLGALTPIGNNIEEYWDGLVNGKSGSAPITHYDAEKFKTKFACELKNYNPADFFDRKEARKLDKFAQYAMVSADEAIADSKLDLDALDKFRVGVIWGAGIGGLETFQNEVLNFAEGDGTPRFNPFFIPKMIADIAPGNISIKHGFMGPNYTTVSACASSANAIIDALNTIRLGHCDVVVTGGSEAAVTIAGMGGFGAMHALSTRNDSPQTASRPFDATRDGFVLGEGAGALVLEEYEHAVARGAKIYAEVAGGGLSSDAYHMTAPHPEGIGVVRVMENCLRDAGLKPEDVDAINTHGTSTPLGDVAELKAISKVFGEHAHNININSTKSMTGHLLGAAGAIEAIASILAMEHGVVPPTINHETVDENIDPKLNLTLNKAQKRDVNVALSNTFGFGGHNACVIFKKLN